In Helianthus annuus cultivar XRQ/B chromosome 3, HanXRQr2.0-SUNRISE, whole genome shotgun sequence, a single window of DNA contains:
- the LOC110927696 gene encoding transcription factor MYB4, with the protein MTRMSRVDKNGLRKGPWSKDEDDKLRAYIERYGHWNWRELPKFAGVKRCGKSCRLRWMNYLRPNIKHGNFTNEEEDLIMDMHNKIGNKWSKIAAELPGRSDNEIKNYWHTHLKKRAKKDQNDPKNMFHATKKHTNLKDHDEVEALCASSSELSFASSTPEYPCVTKSSPPPPPQSSSLASDSLISSGDSIQTCNNEYEDDFWTDPFFTDIDGVNNVIIAPDDFDEFMWATMDLYSQYHSQFRI; encoded by the exons ATGACTAGAATGTCGCGTGTCGATAAAAACGGATTGAGAAAAGGCCCATGGAGCAAAGACGAAGACGATAAGTTGAGAGCATACATCGAGAGATACGGCCATTGGAACTGGCGTGAGCTCCCTAAGTTTGCCG GTGTAAAGAGATGTGGAAAGAGTTGCAGGTTGCGATGGATGAATTATCTTCGTCCGAACATTAAACATGGGAATTTTACAAACGAAGAAGAAGATTTGATTATGGACATGCATAACAAGATTGGCAACAA ATGGTCAAAAATCGCAGCCGAATTACCAGGACGAAGCGACAACGAAATAAAGAATTACTGGCATACACACTTGAAAAAACGAGCTAAAAAGGATCAAAATGACCCGAAAAATATGTTTCATGCcacaaaaaaacacacaaatttaaAAGACCATGATGAAGTTGAAGCTTTATGTGCATCATCTTCAGAACTATCATTTGCTAGCAGTACACCTGAGTATCCGTGTGTGACAAAgtcctcaccaccaccaccaccacaatcgTCTTCGTTGGCATCTGATAGTTTGATCTCGAGTGGGGATTCGATACAAACATGCAATAATGAATATGAAGATGACTTTTGGACAGATCCATTTTTTACGGATATAGATGGTGTCAATAATGTGATCATAGCTCCGGATGATTTTGATGAATTTATGTGGGCAACTATGGATTTATATTCTCAGTATCATAGCCAGTTCAGGATATGA